The DNA sequence AGTGTTTTCACACGCTTTTGGTCTTGGTTGTGTTTTTCTCTATAAACCCCAAGTGTCGATTTTTGAAAGCGTCATTTCACATTCAGAATAACTGCTGCTAGGATGCTTTTAAAGGTGTGTGGAATACCTTCTTTGTTTACCCACTTCTTCAGTGTATCCTTTGACATCAAATTTGATGTCCGTTTGAGAGACAGCACCAGTATCATTAATTTTCTGCCACTTGTGTTTCCATACACTTTGACGCACACTACTGACACATTCAGATATTGCAGGTTATATTTGGATGTTGGAATGAATTAATGACCCGTTAAAAGTCCCACGCAAGTGCttgtcttctctctccctccctttctccttgtctctctctccagccgcCCGTCCTCTCTGTGTTGGGTAGAAATGCTTCCAGCAGCCATACACTGACCTACATCACAACTCCAAATCTGCTTGTGATGCGTAATTGTGGTTTGCCACAATGTGACATCACTATCTGCTGAAAGTTATTTTGGGATGATCCACGCCTTTAAAAACAGCTGGTGGTAACGGGGGTTTGGTCCGAACCATCACCTGTATCCTCAACCTATGGCTTTGGTGCGGACCTTCatgttttcctttattatccATGAGTCAAAGTTATTCTGGCTGAAGTACCCCCACCTCCCTAAATATTCGGTTTCTCCTGAAATCGGATGTATTTTCCTAGAATCGCAGGCATTTCTCAATTTCGCTGGTGGGTGTGTCCGTACTTTCTTATATGACCAGTCTAGTCTCGTTTCCGAAGTTTTATTTAACCGTTTTCTTTTCGTTTAGCACCCGATATGTGTAGGCGTAATGTgtaaagaggttttttttttttttttttgattcggTGTTGAAGTAAGCCGGTACATCCGGGTTTTCGAAATAGTCTCGGATCACAGCTTGAAGTCAGGTCAGGACCAAAGCTGCGCGATGCTCGACCAGGTTATTAATATTGCGGCGGTTACAGTACTGGGAGTTCTTGAGCAAGGTAAAACCGCAATCCCAcgtgcattttgaaaataattttcgTAATTTGAAAACCTATCGTAATTCACGAGgtgatttttttctcacaaagtTAATTATAgagtcattgtttttttccaagTGCGCTATTCTGGTTTTAATCTAGCAATATCGAGTTTTTGGAGCGATACTGCCAGTAGCTAGTTACAGGTTTCTCACCAGTACATCTACGCGTTTTATAGTTATTAATGTCATTCAGGTTATACGTTATTCCAACAGATCGAATATAGATTATTTGAAAAGCTACGTACGGTGGTCTTATTTAATTTGACTATCAAATAATTGCCAGAATCCCCTATACTAAATAACGGATTTAAAGTTCATCGTGACTGGATGCATGGAAAGTTTTGTTTAATGCAGTTTTAAATTTGAGAATACAATGATTCACTTCTGCAGTAGGCAATGTGCATACCTGGTCTTCATTGTACCCACATTGCGTCTTGTATAAGAATCCCTATCCCGAATCAGTGCGACTGCGCTTTCTCAGATTTAATACCCAAGAAAGATATTAATTTTGTTCGGTTGATAACAGTTTCTGTCCAGTATCACTACTCTTGAGTAAATACGCGCCTCCCCGTTCTAAGCAATCGCTGTATGATCGGTATGGAGGTAATTCGCGTGCTCTTTGGACTCAAGTGGTGCTTTAACTAGTATTTTAATACTGACGTAAGAAATCAGTTATAGAAATTAGACCCGCACTCACAAATAATTATTGCGTGTATCTTTTCGCTTTCAAGCAGCAATGTGCGCGTTTCGGCGAATGACGTTCACGCCGTATGTATGCTCACTGTGaaacaagtattttaaaacTAATTGTAACCTCTACTGTAGTTATAGTATATGGCGTCTTTTTCTTCCTGATgctaataatgaataaatagagGCTGTGACTTAGTGGGAGAACGAAGGTTTAGCCAGGaaacaataatttattattggggggggggagctataTTCATGTTATAATTTTGAGACATAAAGTCAGGTAAAAATGGTAGTGAGCCTATGTAGGTAATTTCCAGCAGCATATGATTTAGTGTGGTGCTTGTTATTCTTTGTTATGTCTGGTGTGATGACCGCTTCGTTCTCTCTCCCAGCCTATTTCTCCTTACAGGTGATCTACGCCAGACGTAAGTACTCTGTGTCTCCTCCAAGTACCACCGGCCCACCTGAGTTTGAGAGAGTCTTCAGAGCTCAGTTGAGTGGTTTGTgccacacacttacactcagcTGGGCGAACTCCATGTGCTCCTATCCAGACACACCCTGgcatgctcaaacacacatgcctACTCAGTCAACACATATTTGAGCTCTTTCAAACTTACACACTTGTACTAAGCACTCACTCAAACGCTGTCAAATCCATCCAAACACAATGTGCACAGTtactattttaactagttattAGTATTTGTTCAGTGAACTGAAAGTGAGTTTCTACAGATAAGCAAGGGATGCAAATTGAAGGTTTCCAACACCTAAGCTTGGCTTACTGTCATATCCTTTTAGCATGATAGCATGGATTGCGTCTCCCCAACAAAATGGCTAATTGCTTCTCATTTCTGCAGAACACTGACCaaagtgtgcgtatgtgtgtatatataactAAGTTTTATAACAGTGGACACCTATTACCTCTTAataataagggggggggggggggggggggtaatcagTGATTACTGTTAGTAGCCAGTTTGtgtaacacttgcatttacttGTCAGTGAAAGCTAAGGACAGCTGTTGATTGATTACTggtctttgtttgtttgtctctcACAACATGCCCTCTCAAAAACAGATAACACAACAcataaatatgtcatttttaacatgcatgcattttgtgttactttttgtgttaacacatattgtacatttgTAGCACTAAATGTgttgaaaataacacaaaagtagtaacacaaaaagtgtTACTTTGTAcatgtactttgtgtgtgtgtgcatgtgtgtgtgtgtgtgtgtgtgtttatcatgTGTCATTCTCAAAAAATGTGTCTCTGATTTTCCCAGAGTAAACTGCTCAGAGTACTTTCCCATCTTCATCTGTACCCTCTGGGTGACTGGAGTCTTCTTCAGCCAGGGTGAGGGTTTGTCTGCCAACGTCGCCGTAATGCACAGCGTCACATCAGTAGTGATCTCATGGAAAAGTCACTCCAATAAAAATTACAGTGGATAAAAGCAACAAaggaatttcatttttcaaaagctCTCGGTTAAAGGACACAAACCCCAAATATAGATGATGCTCAACACCAAGTTCTTCCCCAAAATTACCTTTTAATTGCAGTCATACACGTGTGAACTGGTCTATGTGAGTATAGTACTAGTTCATTAGTTTTACTCCCCATTTCTTTGTGCATTCATAGAAGCTGAAGTCTTTTGTCTTTATGCTGTTAAAGCACAAACGGATATAGGCGTGACCTTTTTAGCGTGTTTATCTTCCTCCTTCTATTTCTGAAAATTTCAGACGTTGGTAATGAAGAACTGGAGGTATAGTGGCGGCAGTTTTACTATGTATTTGCACTTGATTGATTTCAATTTACACATTACTGTATAGCCCATTAAGGCTGAAATCCTGCGTGATAGTAATTGACAATGACAAAGGAGGGAGAACTTGTCCAAATGAGGGAAATTttagtaaacttttttttcagaggactgtatcatattattttattaacacaTTTACTTCCTGTGCAcgcaaaatttattttcatatgtgaGTCTGCCTTCGCAGGTGCCTGGTTTCTATGCCTGTGTTTCTCTTATCTCAAATATTCATATTAGAGAACACAATACCATATTTGGAAATAGACAGATAACGAGCTCTATAGTTCTCGACCTGAAGTGGACCAGTGATATTCAGCAGTGCTGAGCGATTAccaagttttcatttcaatacaatttcattttgattttttaaatggattttgattTCAAATTTTGAACAACACtgttccataaaaaaaaaatatattatactaCAAACTACtatgaacaataaaaaattgttcTAAGGTATTTTAAACCAGGaagttttcatatttcagtggTCCTgacttctccctccctctttctctccctcacgaCTTGCTGTCTATTAAAtcatattaattaaaacaggaaTTCATCAAGTTGATTATACATTGATAATTACTgaactgatgatgatgatgaccaCACAAGCAGTAAGTGTTTATTAGCCCACTTTGTATTAGCTAGTAGTTTTTTGAGATGATGATGTAATAATGAAAGTAATTTTAATGACAGCATGATTAACTGGCCTACTGTagttatgactttttttttgagccTACACGTTTCAGTCTCATGTATCTGTGAATTAACATGGCTAGCAAAATCAGTAGACCTAAAATTAGTGCCTCTGATTTAGTAACAGGTAGGCCAACAAGAGCACTTACAATTGTCTCAGCACTGTATTGTAGTTACATTCACATGGGTTCCTGGGTATAAATTTTGACTTCCACTTAGTACAGAACAGATATCGAAGGCGGAGGCGCAGTAAagatgttctttatttttttctcccacagcTGCTGCATCTGTCTGCGGGCTTCTCTATCTGTACGGACGACTCATGTACTTCAGGGGCTACTCTGAGTCTGCACACAGcaggtaggggggtggggggtaggtggagcaatatttaaaaaaaaaacacaaaaaaacactgaaaacaaaagatCGAGaccaaaaaaagcaaagggGCTTCATTGGCAATGCTTATAGGTCTGAAAGATTTTAACGGCCAAGCTCTCGTCCCTGGCCTTGACCCATTTAGAGAACTGGAAGTGATGTGCGATAACACTGAGACACGGTTTGTCCTTATCTGGTTACAATCTTAAAGATAAAAGTGACAGGAAACGGTGCTTTCCTTGACAGAAGGCTGTACATGCTTCCTTTTTGCAGATAGGACAGTGCTTTGCTTCAGCACCCCCCTGAATATGCCCTTTTTGAGCACCATGAGTGTGAACAAACCAACACCCAATATCTGAGGTGATGGGATTTGGGCTTGGCTTCGAgttcaagaaaataattaaacggAACTCTTTGGGGAATTTTGctgaagaaaataattcaatGGAACTGTTTGTGGAATTTTGGTGATACTGTTGTTTGGCATGTAAAGTTGGCTGGGTCAATGGATTTTATCTCTTGAAGCACAAATTGAAATGTCAATTTCCTTCCATTGTTATTTTATGACCCACATCggcaattacattttatgcatgtagcagacactcttacgCAGAGTGAATTAGGCTATTTTTGTGTATATTCCATTCATACAGCTCAAATTAACTCAGGTTGAGTAcgttgttcaagggtacaacagcattCCTACCTGGAATCAAGCCTAAAACCTCAGTGTTGCAAGCTCCCTTAGCGTCATGCTACTACCGGCTTTTGTTAATTGAACGCAGTCAGAGCACCAAATTCATTTCAGACAGGATATTGGATAAAACCAGTGCTGTGGCAACagcctctttgtttttctttgtagttACTGAAAACTCATGAAAgtcatgtgatgcaagttaagaAACCTGAGTTTTAGTGTTTCTCACTCTGTCtacttctctctccccctccccccttgtcTCTGTAGATTGGCTCCCCTGTACTTCAGTGCTAAGGTTCTCTGGTTGCTGATTGGCCTGTCTTGTCTAGGAGTGCTGAACTCCATGTGTCAGCTGTACCTGGGGCTGGATGTCCTGAAACAGCTCAGCAGCTTTCTTTTGCAGAACTGAGATGGCGGAGTGAGACGAGGAGCACAAAAATAGGAACTAAGCAGAATTGGACGGTAGAAGTCCAGAGCTGCTAAATTCTCCCCTGGCACAGCTTCTCCCCTGGCACAGCCCAATGCACAGTGTGACATCATAAGGCTTTTTTATGGTTCTAGAATGCTGTCTCGTCCTTGAGTAACCGACACCATAACCAAGCTTTCATTTCAGTATCttggagaggaaggagaaaaaaaaaatgaaatgccctGGTGTCTGTAGCATACATGTGATACTGAGGCTAACATTTGGACcaatattatttgtttgttaa is a window from the Anguilla anguilla isolate fAngAng1 chromosome 3, fAngAng1.pri, whole genome shotgun sequence genome containing:
- the ltc4s gene encoding leukotriene C4 synthase, whose protein sequence is MLDQVINIAAVTVLGVLEQAYFSLQVIYARRKYSVSPPSTTGPPEFERVFRAQVNCSEYFPIFICTLWVTGVFFSQAAASVCGLLYLYGRLMYFRGYSESAHSRLAPLYFSAKVLWLLIGLSCLGVLNSMCQLYLGLDVLKQLSSFLLQN